A part of Aegilops tauschii subsp. strangulata cultivar AL8/78 chromosome 2, Aet v6.0, whole genome shotgun sequence genomic DNA contains:
- the LOC109753162 gene encoding putative pentatricopeptide repeat-containing protein At5g37570: MPLPASPLPAAARPSPPVATLLGRCRTPRCLAQLHARIVRLGLHNHHALLARFTAACDSLASPSVADSFLSALPSHAVPLSLRNAVLASHSRHSPLHAALAQFNIVRRTACPDAFSFPSLLRACSRVPCKPTGSALHAAAIRLGLDADLFVRTALIQFYGSCSSAGASRMLFDSMVIPSEVSWTAIIMVYVDCGDIVSARELFDGMPHRNVVHWNAMVDGYVKCGDLENARRLFEEMPQRTAAVHTSLIGGYANAGKMQVAKMLFDKLHDRDVFSWSAMISGYAQNGYPGEALRIFNEFREKDICPDELVIVALMTACSQLGNIMLAKWIEGYIATYSIDMNNAHVLAGLINMNAKCGNMERAAVLFESMPVRDVFSYCSMMQGHCLHGSANKAVELFSRMLLEGLSPDNAVFTVVLTACNHAGLVEEGKKYFAMMKNEYLIMPSGDHYACLVSLLGRSGMVRDAYELIKSMPGKPHPGAWGALLRGCILLGDIELGKVAAKKLFEIEPDNAGNYVTLSNIYANIDRWADVSEVRAEMTGKGLTKIAGRTVVLQ, from the coding sequence ATGCCATTACCGGCTTCTCcactccccgccgccgcccgcccatCCCCTCCGGTCGCGACCCTCCTCGGCCGCTGCCGTACTCCTCGCTGCCTCGCCCAGCTCCACGCCCGCATCGTTCGCCTTGGCCTCCACAACCACCACGCCCTCCTCGCGCGCTTCACCGCGGCCTGCGActcgctcgcctccccctccGTCGCCGACTCCTTCCTCTCGGCTCTCCCTTCCCACGCCGTCCCGCTCAGCCTCCGCAACGCCGTCCTCGCCTCACACTCTCGCCATTCCCCGCTCCACGCTGCGCTTGCGCAGTTCAATATCGTCCGCCGCACCGCCTGCCCCGACGCATTCTCTTTCCCTTCCCTCCTCCGCGCGTGCTCCCGCGTACCCTGCAAACCCACTGGCTCCGCTTTGCATGCTGCAGCCATACGCCTCGGCCTGGATGCCGACCTCTTCGTCCGCACAGCGCTCATCCAGTTCTACGGAAGCTGCAGCTCTGCTGGCGCATCCCGGATGCTTTTCGACTCAATGGTCATTCCCAGTGAGGTTTCCTGGACTGCCATTATCATGGTCTACGTTGACTGTGGTGACATCGTGTCTGCCCGGGAGCTTTTTGACGGAATGCCACACAGGAACGTGGTTCATTGGAACGCAATGGTTGATGGGTATGTGAAGTGCGGGGACTTGGAGAATGCAAGGAGGCTGTTCGAAGAAATGCCCCAAAGAACTGCTGCAGTGCACACATCATTGATCGGTGGGTATGCAAACGCAGGAAAGATGCAAGTTGCCAAAATGTTGTTCGATAAGTTACATGACCGGGATGTGTTCTCATGGTCAGCAATGATATCAGGCTATGCGCAGAATGGTTATCCTGGAGAGGCTTTAAGGATTTTTAATGAGTTCCGTGAGAAAGACATATGCCCAGACGAGCTTGTTATTGTTGCTCTGATGACAGCGTGCTCTCAACTGGGTAACATCATGTTGGCAAAATGGATTGAAGGTTACATCGCGACTTATTCCATAGATATGAACAATGCCCATGTGTTGGCAGGTCTCATAAACATGAATGCAAAGTGTGGGAACATGGAGAGGGCTGCTGTTTTATTTGAGTCCATGCCAGTTCGAGATGTGTTCTCATACTGTTCGATGATGCAAGGCCATTGCCTCCATGGTTCAGCTAACAAGGCTGTTGAGCTTTTCTCTAGGATGCTCTTGGAGGGCCTCTCCCCAGATAATGCTGTTTTCACAGTTGTTTTGACAGCTTGCAATCATGCTGGCCTAGTAGAAGAAGGGAAAAAGTACTTTGCTATGATGAAGAATGAGTACTTGATTATGCCATCTGGCGATcactatgcttgccttgtcagtCTTCTCGGGCGTTCTGGGATGGTGAGAGATGCATATGAGCTTATTAAGTCAATGCCAGGAAAACCCCATCCGGGAGCATGGGGTGCATTGTTGCGCGGATGCATACTCCTAGGTGATATTGAGCTTGGAAAAGTTGCAGCAAAGAAGCTTTTTGAAATTGAACCAGATAATGCTGGAAATTATGTTACCCTGTCAAACATTTATGCTAACATTGACAGATGGGCTGATGTTTCTGAAGTTAGAGCTGAAATGACTGGAAAAGGGTTAACAAAAATAGCAGGCCGAACCGTTGTTCTACAGTAA